Proteins encoded within one genomic window of Thalassophryne amazonica chromosome 23, fThaAma1.1, whole genome shotgun sequence:
- the slc10a7 gene encoding sodium/bile acid cotransporter 7 isoform X1, with the protein MGLLAGLRKEWFIIGIVLVILSARLQPSFGVKGGPLKPEVTIAYVAVSVIFFNSGLSLKTEELTSALLHVRLHLFVQSFTLLFFPVAMWLLLKVLALTTINQWLLKGLQTVGCMPPPVSSAVILTKAVGGNEAAAIFNSAFGSFLGIIVTPLLLLLFLGSSSSVPFSSIFSQLFMTVVVPLILGQVCRGFLRECLERRKPPFGMVSSCVLLMIIYTTFCDTFSNPNIELDPTSLLLVVVTIFSIQLSFMLCTFALSTRSGSGFTPADTVAIIFCSTHKSLTLGVPMLKIVFAGYEHLSLISVPLLIYHPAQILLGSILVPTIRHWMTTKQKAEKLSNLQLI; encoded by the exons ATGGGCTTGTTGGCCGGTTTACGGAAAGAATGGTTCATTATCGGCATCGTGTTGGTGATTTTATCGGCCAGACTGCAGCCGAGCTTCGGTGTCAAAGGAG GTCCACTAAAGCCGGAGGTCACGATAGCGTACGTCGCCGTCTCGGTTATTTTCTTCAACAGTGGCCTGTCACTGAAAACGGAG GAGCTGACGAGTGCATTGCTCCACGTCCGGCTTCACCTCTTTGTGCAGTCATTCACGCTGCTCTTCTTCCCAGTTGCCATGTGGCTGCTGCTCAAAGTGCTCGCACTGACCACCATCAACCAATGGCTGCTCAAAGG GTTACAGACGGTCGGCTGCATGCCGCCTCCCGTCTCCTCTGCCGTTATTCTCACCAAGGCCGTCGGAGGCAATGAG GCTGCAGCCATCTTTAACTCTGCATTTGGGAGTTTCCTG GGCATCATCGTgacgccgctgctgctgctgctgttt CTGGGCTCTTCTTCCTCCGTTCCCTTCTCCTCCATCTTCTCCCAGCTCTTCATGACTGTGGTGGTTCCGCTCATCCTGGGTCAG GTGTGTCGCGGTTTCCTCAGGGAGTGTCTGGAGCGGCGGAAGCCTCCGTTCGGCATGGTCAGCAGCTGCGTGCTCCTCATGATCATCTACACCACCTTCTGTGACACGTTCAGTAACCCCAACATCGAGCTGGACCCCACCAGTCTCCTGCTGGTCGTGGTCACCA TTTTTTCCATTCAGCTGAGCTTCATGCTCTGCACGTTTGCCTTATCCACCAG ATCTGGATCAGGGTTCACGCCCGCAGACACGGTCGCCATCATCTTCTGTTCCACGCACAAATCTCTTACACTGG GAGTTCCCATGTTGAAGATCGTGTTCGCAGGTTATGAGCACCTGTCTCTGATCTCAGTTCCTCTGCTCATCTACCACCCGGCTCAGATCCTGCTCGGCTCCATCCTTGTGCCGACCATTCGCCACTGGATGACCACcaaacaaaag GCGGAGAAGTTGTCAAACCTCCAGCTCATCTGA
- the slc10a7 gene encoding sodium/bile acid cotransporter 7 isoform X2, with amino-acid sequence MGLLAGLRKEWFIIGIVLVILSARLQPSFGVKGGPLKPEVTIAYVAVSVIFFNSGLSLKTEELTSALLHVRLHLFVQSFTLLFFPVAMWLLLKVLALTTINQWLLKGLQTVGCMPPPVSSAVILTKAVGGNEAAAIFNSAFGSFLGIIVTPLLLLLFLGSSSSVPFSSIFSQLFMTVVVPLILGQVCRGFLRECLERRKPPFGMVSSCVLLMIIYTTFCDTFSNPNIELDPTSLLLVVVTIFSIQLSFMLCTFALSTRSGSGFTPADTVAIIFCSTHKSLTLGVPMLKIVFAGYEHLSLISVPLLIYHPAQILLGSILVPTIRHWMTTKQKSSLLLR; translated from the exons ATGGGCTTGTTGGCCGGTTTACGGAAAGAATGGTTCATTATCGGCATCGTGTTGGTGATTTTATCGGCCAGACTGCAGCCGAGCTTCGGTGTCAAAGGAG GTCCACTAAAGCCGGAGGTCACGATAGCGTACGTCGCCGTCTCGGTTATTTTCTTCAACAGTGGCCTGTCACTGAAAACGGAG GAGCTGACGAGTGCATTGCTCCACGTCCGGCTTCACCTCTTTGTGCAGTCATTCACGCTGCTCTTCTTCCCAGTTGCCATGTGGCTGCTGCTCAAAGTGCTCGCACTGACCACCATCAACCAATGGCTGCTCAAAGG GTTACAGACGGTCGGCTGCATGCCGCCTCCCGTCTCCTCTGCCGTTATTCTCACCAAGGCCGTCGGAGGCAATGAG GCTGCAGCCATCTTTAACTCTGCATTTGGGAGTTTCCTG GGCATCATCGTgacgccgctgctgctgctgctgttt CTGGGCTCTTCTTCCTCCGTTCCCTTCTCCTCCATCTTCTCCCAGCTCTTCATGACTGTGGTGGTTCCGCTCATCCTGGGTCAG GTGTGTCGCGGTTTCCTCAGGGAGTGTCTGGAGCGGCGGAAGCCTCCGTTCGGCATGGTCAGCAGCTGCGTGCTCCTCATGATCATCTACACCACCTTCTGTGACACGTTCAGTAACCCCAACATCGAGCTGGACCCCACCAGTCTCCTGCTGGTCGTGGTCACCA TTTTTTCCATTCAGCTGAGCTTCATGCTCTGCACGTTTGCCTTATCCACCAG ATCTGGATCAGGGTTCACGCCCGCAGACACGGTCGCCATCATCTTCTGTTCCACGCACAAATCTCTTACACTGG GAGTTCCCATGTTGAAGATCGTGTTCGCAGGTTATGAGCACCTGTCTCTGATCTCAGTTCCTCTGCTCATCTACCACCCGGCTCAGATCCTGCTCGGCTCCATCCTTGTGCCGACCATTCGCCACTGGATGACCACcaaacaaaag TCTAGTCTCTTGTTGCGCTGA
- the slc10a7 gene encoding sodium/bile acid cotransporter 7 isoform X3, with protein MGLLAGLRKEWFIIGIVLVILSARLQPSFGVKGGPLKPEVTIAYVAVSVIFFNSGLSLKTEELTSALLHVRLHLFVQSFTLLFFPVAMWLLLKVLALTTINQWLLKGLQTVGCMPPPVSSAVILTKAVGGNEAAAIFNSAFGSFLGIIVTPLLLLLFLGSSSSVPFSSIFSQLFMTVVVPLILGQVCRGFLRECLERRKPPFGMVSSCVLLMIIYTTFCDTFSNPNIELDPTSLLLVVVTIFSIQLSFMLCTFALSTRSGSGFTPADTVAIIFCSTHKSLTLGVPMLKIVFAGYEHLSLISVPLLIYHPAQILLGSILVPTIRHWMTTKQKGADLC; from the exons ATGGGCTTGTTGGCCGGTTTACGGAAAGAATGGTTCATTATCGGCATCGTGTTGGTGATTTTATCGGCCAGACTGCAGCCGAGCTTCGGTGTCAAAGGAG GTCCACTAAAGCCGGAGGTCACGATAGCGTACGTCGCCGTCTCGGTTATTTTCTTCAACAGTGGCCTGTCACTGAAAACGGAG GAGCTGACGAGTGCATTGCTCCACGTCCGGCTTCACCTCTTTGTGCAGTCATTCACGCTGCTCTTCTTCCCAGTTGCCATGTGGCTGCTGCTCAAAGTGCTCGCACTGACCACCATCAACCAATGGCTGCTCAAAGG GTTACAGACGGTCGGCTGCATGCCGCCTCCCGTCTCCTCTGCCGTTATTCTCACCAAGGCCGTCGGAGGCAATGAG GCTGCAGCCATCTTTAACTCTGCATTTGGGAGTTTCCTG GGCATCATCGTgacgccgctgctgctgctgctgttt CTGGGCTCTTCTTCCTCCGTTCCCTTCTCCTCCATCTTCTCCCAGCTCTTCATGACTGTGGTGGTTCCGCTCATCCTGGGTCAG GTGTGTCGCGGTTTCCTCAGGGAGTGTCTGGAGCGGCGGAAGCCTCCGTTCGGCATGGTCAGCAGCTGCGTGCTCCTCATGATCATCTACACCACCTTCTGTGACACGTTCAGTAACCCCAACATCGAGCTGGACCCCACCAGTCTCCTGCTGGTCGTGGTCACCA TTTTTTCCATTCAGCTGAGCTTCATGCTCTGCACGTTTGCCTTATCCACCAG ATCTGGATCAGGGTTCACGCCCGCAGACACGGTCGCCATCATCTTCTGTTCCACGCACAAATCTCTTACACTGG GAGTTCCCATGTTGAAGATCGTGTTCGCAGGTTATGAGCACCTGTCTCTGATCTCAGTTCCTCTGCTCATCTACCACCCGGCTCAGATCCTGCTCGGCTCCATCCTTGTGCCGACCATTCGCCACTGGATGACCACcaaacaaaag ggggcagatttgTGCTGA
- the ttc29 gene encoding LOW QUALITY PROTEIN: tetratricopeptide repeat protein 29 (The sequence of the model RefSeq protein was modified relative to this genomic sequence to represent the inferred CDS: inserted 1 base in 1 codon), translated as MTGSMVNMEGNQEPDPVLILEPAKSLDLETTKRVILEIVSTFALIQMCRNEQTKESIQDYEACESLGTSSVPESTQTSQVEIAKFRSSLKQNICVELLKEGNHKSFSEVVSLLRSDQDRRDAVTPRPDISMPTPLEEDQDKLETINXHLRQSEQAELTGSWTAACRQRLSLAQYFSAPEDLWLRLHFYLSAADINQAGKSKEVAEARVCLAELYLQEGDLDEARHQGELCMQQVKKNAWLDSTGRPLWLRACRTLWRIYSRLAEAAQAAADYDDARTLLHSGYNITTGSGDKQIEGEAAYQLGLTYQSSGDHDTANTFFNVYLQISSTLQDNDGVAKANLAIAKSTERQGNVDEAIQYLEKVIEISCHNGLDHDLADTYLCLGSIYYEGNQYEKACEYFDQSYRVACNMQDEAKVHKAQVLLGSARAYTLIQRYSADVVASDTPACLLRVLTWKTPGGPTHKPAV; from the exons ATGACAGGAAGTATGGTCAACATGGAGGGAAACCAAGAACCTGATCCAGTCCTCATTTTGGAACCTGCCAAGAGTCTAGATTTAGAAACGACGAAAAGAGTGATTCTGGAGATCGTTTCAACCTTTGCCCTGATCCAAATGT GCAGAAATGAGCAAACTAAGGAGTCAATACAG gacTATGAAGCTTGCGAGTCTCTTGGAACAAGTTCAGTTCCAGAATCGACTCAAACCTCTCAAGTTGAAATTGCAAA GTTTAGAAGCAGCTTAAAGCAGAACATCTGTGTGGAATTACTGAAAGAAGGCAACCACAA GTCGTTCTCAGAGGTGGTCTCTCTGCTGCGGTCTGATCAGGATCGGCGGGATGCTGTTACTCCACGCCCAGACATCAGCATGCCAACTCCACTGGAGGAAGACCAGGACAAACTGGAGACCATAA TGCACCTGCGCCAGTCCGAGCAGGCAGAACTAACGG GATCGTGGACAGCGGCGTGTCGGCAGCGTCTGTCTTTGGCTCAGTACTTCTCAGCGCCTGAGGATCTCTGGCTCCGTCTGCACTTCTACCTCAGTGCTGCAGACATAAATCAAGCTGGCAAGTCCAAAGAGGTGGCCGAGGCCCGGGTGTGCTTAGCAGAACTCTACCTGCAGGAAG GTGACCTGGATGAGGCCAGACACCAGGGGGAGCTGTGCATGCAGCAGGTAAAGAAAAACGCCTGGTTGGACTCGACCGGCCGGCCTCTCTGGCTTAGAGCCTGTCGGACACTCTGGAGGATCTACAGCAGGTTAGCCGAAGCCGCGCAGGCCGCTGCAGACTACGACGACGCCCGGACGCTGCTGCATAGCGGCTACAACATAACTACTGGGT CTggagacaaacagattgaagggGAGGCGGCGTACCAACTAGGACTGACCTATCAGAGTTCAGGAGATCACGACACCGCCAACACG TTCTTCAACGTGTATTTACAGATTTCCAGCACGCTGCAGGACAATGACGGAGTCGCAAAGGCGAACTTGGCCATCGCCAAGTCTACGGAGCG TCAGGGGAACGTGGATGAGGCGATCCAGTACCTGGAAAAAGTGATCGAGATCTCCTGCCACAATGGACTTGATCACGACCTAGCAGACACCTACCTATGTTTGGGCAGCATCTACTATGAGGGG AATCAATATGAGAAAGCGTGTGAGTACTTTGATCAGAGTTACCGTGTTGCCTGTAACATGCAAGATGAGGCTAAAGTGCACAAAGCGCAG GTGTTGCTGGGCAGCGCTCGAGCCTACACGCTGATCCAGAGGTACAGCGCCGACGTGGTGGCATCCGACACGCCTGCCTGCCTGCTGCGAGTGCTGACCTGGAAGACGCCGGGAGGACCGACACATAAACCTGCTGTCTAA
- the LOC117505380 gene encoding LOW QUALITY PROTEIN: endothelin-1 receptor-like (The sequence of the model RefSeq protein was modified relative to this genomic sequence to represent the inferred CDS: deleted 1 base in 1 codon), producing the protein MWNVPNALIASWALGDLIYVAIDIPINVYKLLAMRFPFADSDFGVFLCKLFPFLQKASAGITVLNLCVLSVDRYRAVASWSRVQGTGVPMVTAVEIVVIWTLSVCLAVPEAIGFNMVTSEYKKRHIRTCMLQPSTPFMTFYRDAKDWWLFGFYFCVPLAFSAVFYGLMTCEMLRHQKGSLRIALNDHLKQRREVAKAVFCLVLIFALCWFPLHLSRLLKRTAYRSYDAHRCDLLNFLLLLDYFGINMATVNSCINPIILYFVSKKFKNCFKSCLCCWCYSGSLSNSILPLYHGTSLQYKHPHH; encoded by the exons ATGTGGAATGTACCCAATGCTCTGATAGCGAGCTGGGCTCTGGGAGACCTGATATACGTCGCCATTGACATACCCATCAACGTCTACAAG CTCTTGGCCATGCGCTTTCCGTTTGCCGACAGTGATTTTGGCGTGTTCCTCTGTAAGCTGTTTCCCTTCCTGCAGAAAGCCTCGGCTGGAATCACAGTCCTCAACCTGTGTGTACTCAGCGTGGACAG GTATCGAGCCGTGGCGTCCTGGTCACGGGTGCAGGGCACAGGGGTTCCCATGGTAACAGCGGTAGAGATTGTGGTGATCTGGACATTGTCTGTGTGCCTGGCTGTACCAGAAGCCATCGGATTCAACATGGTCACCTCTGAGTACAAGAAACGTCAC ATAAGGACCTGCATGCTGCAGCCGTCAACGCCCTTCATGACT TTCTACCGCGATGCGAAGGACTGGTGGCTGTTTGGTTTCTACTTCTGCGTTCCTTTGGCGTTCTCTGCTGTTTTTTATGGGCTGATGACCTGTGAAATGCTTCGACACCAGAAGGGAAGTCTGAGGATCGCACTGAATGACCACCTCAAGCAG CGTAGAGAAGTAGCCAAAGCCGTTTTCTGCCTGGTGCTGATCTTCGCTCTGTGTTGGTTCCCGCTCCATCTAAGCCGCCTGCTGAAGAGGACCGCCTACAGATCCTACGACGCACACCGCTGCGACTTGTTGAA CTTCTTGTTGCTGCTGGATTACTTTGGAATCAACATGGCAACCGTCAACTCCTGCATCAATCCCATAATCCTCTACTTTGTCTCCAAGAAGTTTAAAAACTGCTTcaag TCTTGTCTGTGCTGTTGGTGTTATTCTGGCTCCC